One genomic region from Streptomyces sp. NBC_01304 encodes:
- a CDS encoding putative hydro-lyase, with the protein MSRTRLKSAPPGRAEYRSPAEARAAFRAGATGTTAGLLPGHTQANLIAVPADWAYDMLLFCQRNPKACPVLDVTDAGSWTTPLAPGADLRTDIPGYRVWEHGELVAEPTDTRAYWRDDLVAFLIGCSFTFEAALLDAGVPMRHLEQGRNVAMYVTDRRCRSAGRLQGQLVVSMRPVPPDRLAAAIEESALLPAMHGSPVHCGDPAGLGIRDLDRPDFGDRVDAQPGDIPVFWACGVTPQAAVMASGPPFALTHAPGQMLITDARDERYRVA; encoded by the coding sequence GTGAGCCGTACGCGCCTCAAGAGCGCTCCCCCGGGCCGCGCCGAGTACCGCAGCCCGGCCGAAGCCCGGGCGGCCTTCCGCGCGGGTGCCACGGGCACCACGGCGGGCCTGCTCCCCGGACACACCCAGGCCAACCTGATCGCGGTACCCGCGGACTGGGCGTACGACATGCTGCTGTTCTGCCAGCGCAACCCCAAGGCCTGCCCGGTACTTGACGTCACCGACGCCGGATCCTGGACGACACCGCTCGCCCCGGGCGCCGATCTGCGCACCGATATTCCCGGCTACCGGGTCTGGGAACACGGCGAACTCGTCGCCGAACCCACCGACACGCGCGCGTACTGGCGCGACGACCTGGTCGCCTTCCTGATCGGCTGCAGCTTCACCTTCGAGGCGGCGCTCCTCGACGCCGGGGTGCCGATGCGCCACCTGGAACAGGGCCGCAATGTCGCCATGTACGTCACCGATCGGCGCTGCCGCAGCGCGGGACGGCTGCAAGGGCAGTTGGTGGTGTCGATGCGCCCGGTGCCGCCTGACCGGCTCGCGGCCGCGATCGAGGAGTCGGCGCTGCTGCCCGCGATGCACGGCAGCCCGGTGCACTGCGGCGACCCGGCCGGGCTCGGCATCCGGGACCTCGACCGGCCGGACTTCGGCGACCGCGTGGACGCGCAGCCGGGCGACATCCCGGTGTTCTGGGCCTGCGGCGTGACCCCGCAGGCGGCGGTGATGGCGTCCGGGCCGCCGTTCGCGCTCACCCACGCGCCCGGCCAGATGCTGATCACCGATGCCCGCGACGAGCGCTATCGCGTGGCCTGA
- a CDS encoding MFS transporter has product MSTTPPPESESAVAPAPPEPASPDGPFAWFRALGPQGRRAFGGAFGGYGLDSYDYFTLPLTMVAIAAYFGLDSGQTGLLTTVTLVVSAVGGALAGILADRVGRVKALIITVSTYAVFTVACGFAPNYETLLLFRALQGLGFGGEWAVGAILVAEYASAKHRGRTLGGVQSAWAVGWGLAVIVYTLTFEFVDPDTAWRVMFWTGALPALLVIYVRRHVSDAPEAAEVRRKSAEKAPLMGSLAAIFKPGTARVTLFAVLLSTGVQGGYYTLATWVPTYLKTERGLTVVGTGGYLSVLISGAFLGYLTGGVLTDRLGRKNNIALFAFLSALCILAFSQIPKGDNGLLLVVSFPLGFCMSAIFSGFGSFLSELYPTAIRGTGQGFTYNTGRGIGAVFPTLVGFLADSWGVGGALIFGALAYGIAVIALFGLPETRGKELL; this is encoded by the coding sequence ATGAGTACGACCCCTCCGCCCGAGTCCGAGTCGGCGGTGGCCCCGGCCCCGCCCGAACCCGCCTCCCCCGACGGCCCGTTCGCCTGGTTCCGTGCACTGGGCCCGCAGGGGCGGCGCGCCTTCGGTGGCGCGTTCGGCGGCTACGGCCTGGACTCCTACGACTACTTCACACTGCCCTTGACCATGGTGGCGATCGCCGCCTACTTCGGGCTCGACAGCGGCCAGACCGGCCTGCTCACCACGGTCACGCTGGTGGTCTCGGCCGTCGGCGGGGCGCTCGCCGGCATCCTCGCCGACCGCGTCGGCCGGGTGAAGGCTCTGATCATCACGGTGAGCACCTACGCCGTCTTCACCGTCGCGTGCGGCTTCGCACCCAACTACGAGACCCTGCTACTCTTCCGCGCCCTGCAGGGCCTCGGTTTCGGCGGCGAATGGGCGGTCGGCGCGATCCTGGTCGCCGAGTACGCCTCGGCCAAGCACCGCGGCCGCACCCTCGGCGGCGTCCAGAGCGCGTGGGCGGTCGGCTGGGGTCTCGCGGTCATCGTCTACACGCTGACCTTCGAGTTCGTCGACCCGGACACCGCCTGGCGCGTGATGTTCTGGACCGGTGCGCTGCCGGCGCTTCTCGTCATCTACGTACGCCGTCATGTCAGCGACGCCCCCGAGGCGGCCGAAGTGCGCCGCAAGAGCGCCGAGAAGGCCCCGCTCATGGGCTCGTTGGCGGCGATCTTCAAGCCCGGCACGGCCCGTGTCACGCTCTTCGCGGTGCTGCTCTCGACGGGCGTCCAGGGCGGCTACTACACGCTCGCCACCTGGGTTCCGACGTACCTCAAGACCGAGCGCGGCCTCACCGTCGTCGGCACCGGCGGCTATCTGTCCGTACTGATATCCGGCGCCTTCCTCGGCTATCTCACCGGCGGCGTGCTCACCGACCGGCTCGGCCGCAAGAACAACATCGCCCTGTTCGCCTTCCTGTCGGCGCTCTGCATCCTTGCCTTCTCACAGATACCGAAGGGCGACAACGGCCTTCTCCTCGTGGTCAGTTTCCCGCTCGGCTTCTGTATGTCGGCGATTTTCAGCGGCTTCGGCTCGTTCCTCAGCGAGCTGTATCCGACGGCGATACGCGGCACGGGGCAGGGCTTCACGTACAACACCGGCCGTGGCATCGGGGCGGTCTTCCCGACCCTGGTCGGCTTCCTCGCGGACAGCTGGGGTGTCGGCGGCGCCCTGATCTTCGGCGCCCTCGCCTACGGCATCGCCGTGATCGCCCTCTTCGGACTGCCGGAGACCCGTGGAAAGGAGCTGCTGTGA
- a CDS encoding GntR family transcriptional regulator, which yields MSELVDDRALLGRTSTAERVADILRNRLADGYFEPGEQLSEAAIGGALKVSRNTLREAFRLLTHERLLVHELNRGVFVRKLAVADVEDIYRTRLLVECAVVRGLGRPPYDLARLAAAVAEGRRAARAHDWKGVGTANIHFHRELVALAGSVRTDELMRSVFAELRLAFHLVDDPHTLHQPYLGRNQELLEALQAGDRAGAGRLLAQYLDDSRQRVIEAYAQHLSGA from the coding sequence ATGAGCGAACTGGTCGACGACCGTGCACTTCTCGGCCGCACCAGCACGGCGGAACGCGTGGCGGACATCCTGCGCAATCGGCTCGCCGACGGATATTTCGAACCGGGGGAGCAGCTTTCCGAAGCCGCCATCGGGGGCGCGCTGAAGGTGTCGCGCAACACACTGCGGGAAGCCTTCCGGCTGCTCACGCACGAGCGACTCCTCGTGCACGAGCTCAACCGCGGCGTCTTCGTGCGCAAGCTGGCCGTGGCGGACGTCGAGGACATCTACCGCACCCGACTGCTCGTCGAGTGCGCCGTCGTCCGTGGCCTCGGCAGGCCGCCGTACGACCTCGCCCGGCTCGCGGCGGCCGTCGCCGAGGGCAGGCGGGCGGCCCGCGCCCACGACTGGAAGGGCGTCGGCACCGCCAACATCCACTTCCACCGGGAGCTGGTGGCCCTCGCGGGCAGCGTGCGCACCGACGAACTCATGCGCAGCGTCTTCGCCGAGCTGCGCCTCGCCTTCCACCTGGTCGACGACCCGCACACCCTGCACCAGCCCTACCTCGGCCGGAACCAGGAGCTCCTCGAAGCCCTGCAGGCCGGCGACCGGGCCGGGGCCGGGCGGCTCCTCGCCCAGTACCTGGACGACTCCAGGCAGCGTGTGATCGAGGCGTACGCGCAGCACCTGAGCGGCGCCTGA
- a CDS encoding LamB/YcsF family protein, translated as MTRVLIDLNADLGEGFGRWQLTDDEQLLSVVTSANVACGFHAGDAATMRRVCEMAAARGVRIGAQVSYRDLAGFGRRAMDVPAAELTAEVAYQIGALEVFARAAGTRVSYVKPHGALYNRVVHDEEQAAAVVDGVLLAGGDLPLLGLPGARLLEVAAKAGLPVVGEAFADRAYTDAGTLVPRTEEGSMITEPDAVVERSVGLARRGRVTSHGGRQVDVRARSLCLHGDTPGAVDLARRVRARLEAAGVGVAAFV; from the coding sequence ATGACCCGGGTTCTGATCGATCTCAACGCCGACCTCGGCGAGGGCTTCGGCCGCTGGCAGCTGACCGACGACGAGCAGCTGCTCTCGGTCGTCACCAGCGCCAATGTGGCCTGCGGCTTCCACGCCGGGGACGCCGCGACCATGCGGCGGGTCTGCGAGATGGCCGCCGCGCGCGGGGTGCGGATCGGCGCCCAGGTCTCGTACCGGGATCTGGCCGGCTTCGGGCGGCGGGCGATGGATGTGCCCGCCGCCGAACTGACCGCCGAAGTGGCCTACCAGATCGGCGCGTTGGAGGTCTTCGCGCGAGCCGCCGGCACGCGCGTGTCGTACGTCAAGCCGCACGGCGCGCTCTACAACCGGGTGGTGCACGACGAGGAGCAGGCGGCGGCGGTGGTCGACGGCGTCCTGCTGGCAGGCGGCGACCTGCCGCTGCTCGGCCTGCCCGGCGCGCGGCTGCTCGAGGTCGCGGCGAAGGCCGGACTACCGGTCGTGGGCGAGGCGTTCGCCGACCGCGCGTACACCGACGCGGGCACGCTGGTGCCGCGCACCGAGGAGGGCTCCATGATCACGGAGCCGGACGCGGTCGTGGAGCGCTCGGTCGGCCTGGCCCGCCGGGGCCGGGTCACTTCGCACGGCGGGCGGCAGGTGGACGTGCGCGCCCGCTCGCTGTGCCTGCACGGCGACACCCCGGGCGCGGTGGACCTGGCCCGGCGGGTCCGCGCCCGCCTGGAGGCGGCCGGCGTCGGCGTGGCGGCCTTCGTATGA